From a single Fusobacterium pseudoperiodonticum genomic region:
- the crcB gene encoding fluoride efflux transporter CrcB yields the protein MLKFLYVGLGGALGAILRYSFSFLPISSNKTIFINIIGAIVIGFVSFFSKNIKVLDHRLVLFLTTGLCGGFTTFSTFSLETVQLIEKNEYFLALLYSLGTVSLSLIGIYAGYYLAKLF from the coding sequence ATGCTTAAATTTTTATATGTTGGTTTAGGAGGAGCTTTGGGAGCTATATTGAGGTATAGTTTTTCCTTTCTTCCTATATCATCTAATAAAACAATCTTTATAAATATAATAGGGGCAATAGTAATTGGCTTTGTATCATTTTTTAGTAAAAATATAAAAGTTTTAGATCACAGATTAGTTCTATTTTTAACAACAGGACTTTGTGGAGGATTTACAACATTTTCAACTTTTTCACTAGAAACAGTACAGCTGATAGAAAAGAATGAATATTTCTTAGCATTATTATATTCATTAGGAACTGTCAGCTTATCACTTATTGGCATCTATGCAGGTTATTATTTAGCTAAGTTATTTTAA
- a CDS encoding metallophosphoesterase: MNREITIRKKQIKYINENDYNRIFVISDLHGNYELFLKFIEKVNLQKDDLLINLGDSCDRGIQSYELYLKYDEMIKQGYNVLHILGNHEDMLLTTVNTLDYDKMIHWFINGGKKTIESFKRVTGLSIENFFDLEKNKFLIDFLSSFPTLIISNKSIFTHAAYNPNLPPEKQEEYFLIWNRENFWDRNKTGKAIYFGHTPSRKEDHTIVYYPNNCTCIDLGTYRYNKMGGIEIKSKKEYYIEILYQGDNNRRFVLGEVTGNKPLICFGVNPSKAKIVDGKLQTDKTIEKIRHIVDMENYDGWIMLNLYAQVTSEPNNLDKVLNSDLHSKNIEEIEKILNRFPSSYILACWGNLIEKRKYLKYCLKGLKIDNNIADYDFLDEIKNIKGIISLTKGRKWFYRGMITKKGHPRHQLWTENSARLEEFNINEYIKILEERSNYVKFKEDMN; the protein is encoded by the coding sequence ATGAACAGAGAAATAACAATAAGGAAAAAACAGATTAAATATATAAATGAAAATGATTATAATCGTATTTTTGTAATTTCAGACTTGCATGGTAACTATGAATTATTTTTAAAGTTTATTGAAAAAGTCAATTTACAAAAAGATGATTTGTTGATAAATCTTGGGGACTCTTGTGATAGAGGAATACAATCCTATGAACTTTATTTAAAATATGATGAAATGATAAAACAAGGATATAATGTTTTACATATTCTTGGTAATCATGAAGATATGCTTTTAACAACAGTGAATACTCTAGATTATGATAAAATGATACATTGGTTTATAAATGGTGGGAAAAAAACAATAGAATCTTTTAAGAGAGTTACTGGACTATCAATTGAAAATTTTTTTGATTTAGAAAAAAATAAATTTCTTATAGATTTTCTATCAAGTTTCCCAACTCTTATAATTTCAAATAAAAGTATATTTACTCATGCAGCATACAATCCAAATTTACCACCTGAAAAACAGGAAGAATATTTTTTAATTTGGAACAGGGAGAATTTTTGGGATAGAAATAAAACAGGAAAAGCTATTTATTTTGGACATACTCCTTCTAGAAAAGAGGATCATACAATAGTATATTATCCAAATAATTGTACTTGTATAGATTTAGGAACTTATAGATATAATAAAATGGGAGGGATAGAAATTAAAAGTAAGAAAGAATACTATATTGAAATCTTATATCAAGGAGATAATAATAGAAGATTTGTATTAGGAGAAGTTACAGGAAACAAGCCATTAATTTGTTTTGGTGTTAATCCTAGTAAAGCTAAAATTGTAGATGGTAAACTTCAAACTGATAAAACTATCGAAAAAATAAGACATATTGTTGATATGGAAAACTATGATGGGTGGATAATGTTAAATTTATATGCACAAGTTACTTCTGAGCCTAATAATTTGGATAAAGTTTTAAATAGCGATTTACATAGTAAAAATATCGAAGAAATAGAAAAAATACTAAATAGATTTCCTAGTTCATATATATTAGCTTGTTGGGGAAATTTAATTGAAAAAAGAAAATATTTAAAATATTGTCTAAAAGGTTTAAAGATAGATAATAATATTGCTGATTACGACTTTCTTGATGAGATAAAAAATATAAAAGGAATTATTAGTTTAACTAAGGGTAGAAAATGGTTTTATAGAGGAATGATTACTAAAAAAGGTCATCCTAGGCATCAACTATGGACTGAAAATAGTGCTAGATTAGAAGAATTTAATATTAATGAATATATAAAAATTTTAGAGGAAAGAAGTAATTATGTCAAATTTAAGGAAGATATGAATTAA
- a CDS encoding ABC transporter permease, translating into MKKYFKIFKISLISYLEYRVNFVLSFLFSLVPFSVSVLLWVAVAKHSEFIKVKEVVSYYFVILIVKNITTTNSIIRFSDDIRLGELNKYLLKPYNYCFYNLMADLPERIVFIVMNFIPLILIYTFLHNYIKLDLSLIKIFFFIIFLILGYLINFFIDFLIGLYSFYFSKVSSLYTSIKVLRNLSAGNIFPLLMLPAKIFLTLQFLPFMYTSYVPTMLLLEKTSFDLILKNLFISITWLSILCLFSAMLWKRGMKRYSAYGG; encoded by the coding sequence GTGAAAAAATATTTTAAAATTTTTAAAATAAGTTTGATTAGCTACTTAGAATATAGAGTAAATTTTGTGTTATCTTTTTTATTTTCCTTAGTTCCTTTTTCAGTCAGTGTTTTACTATGGGTAGCTGTTGCTAAACATAGTGAATTTATAAAAGTAAAAGAAGTAGTTAGTTATTATTTTGTAATTCTTATAGTTAAAAATATAACTACAACAAACTCAATTATTAGATTTTCTGATGATATAAGGCTTGGAGAATTGAATAAATATCTTTTAAAACCATATAATTACTGTTTCTATAATTTAATGGCTGATTTGCCAGAAAGAATAGTTTTTATTGTTATGAACTTTATTCCTTTAATTTTAATTTATACTTTTTTACATAATTATATTAAATTAGATTTATCTTTGATAAAAATATTCTTTTTTATCATATTTTTAATATTGGGATATTTAATTAATTTTTTTATAGATTTTTTAATTGGACTTTATAGTTTTTATTTTTCAAAAGTTTCTTCACTTTATACTTCAATAAAAGTTTTAAGAAATTTATCTGCTGGAAATATTTTTCCACTCTTAATGTTACCAGCTAAAATATTTTTGACTTTACAATTTTTACCTTTTATGTATACAAGCTATGTTCCTACTATGCTTTTACTTGAAAAAACTTCTTTTGACTTGATACTAAAAAATTTATTTATATCAATAACTTGGCTAAGTATACTTTGCTTATTTTCAGCAATGTTATGGAAAAGAGGTATGAAAAGATATTCTGCTTACGGGGGATAA
- a CDS encoding ATP-binding cassette domain-containing protein has protein sequence MSVQEVNNEYVILTENLCKDYTYYKKEAGLKGSLKNLFHREKLIKKAVQNLSIKIPKGAIVGLIGLNGAGKTTTLKMLTGIIMPTSGKVDVLAYFPFDKKKEYLRRIAMVMGNKSQLWWDLPALDTFELNKIIYEIDDSEYKNTLNSVVEIMGVEKQLNVQVRRLSLGERMKMELIASLIHKPDIVFLDEPTIGLDVITQYNIRNFLKEYCIKYGSTILLTSHNFNDIVTLCDSIILINNGEMIYSDTFKNFQKQFFNQKYFVLKLKEPNVDEFIKKLHLENDIEIEKIDSNSIKIATDNNKSLDILKNISGNFIQELSDINIENISMDDVIRKIYQK, from the coding sequence ATGTCAGTGCAGGAAGTTAATAATGAATATGTAATTTTGACTGAAAATTTATGTAAAGATTATACTTATTATAAAAAAGAAGCTGGATTAAAAGGTAGTTTAAAAAATTTATTTCATCGTGAAAAACTTATTAAAAAAGCTGTACAAAATCTTTCTATAAAAATTCCTAAGGGAGCTATTGTCGGGCTTATTGGTTTGAATGGAGCAGGGAAAACTACAACTTTAAAAATGTTGACGGGTATCATAATGCCAACAAGTGGTAAAGTAGATGTGTTAGCTTATTTTCCTTTTGATAAAAAGAAAGAATATTTACGCCGTATTGCTATGGTTATGGGAAATAAAAGTCAACTTTGGTGGGATTTACCAGCATTAGATACTTTTGAATTAAACAAAATAATCTATGAAATTGATGATTCAGAATATAAAAACACTCTTAATTCTGTGGTTGAAATTATGGGAGTTGAAAAACAATTAAATGTCCAAGTCAGAAGATTATCACTTGGAGAAAGAATGAAAATGGAGCTTATTGCCAGTTTAATTCATAAACCAGATATAGTATTTTTAGATGAACCTACAATAGGTTTAGATGTAATTACTCAATATAATATCAGAAATTTTTTAAAAGAATATTGTATAAAATATGGTTCAACTATTCTTTTAACTAGCCATAATTTTAATGATATTGTAACACTTTGTGATTCCATAATTTTAATAAATAATGGAGAGATGATTTATTCAGATACATTTAAAAATTTTCAAAAGCAATTTTTCAATCAAAAATATTTTGTGCTTAAATTAAAAGAACCTAATGTAGATGAATTTATAAAAAAACTTCATTTAGAAAACGATATTGAAATAGAAAAAATAGATAGTAATTCAATTAAAATAGCAACTGATAATAATAAAAGTTTGGATATATTGAAAAATATTTCAGGAAATTTTATTCAAGAGCTTAGTGATATTAATATTGAAAATATTAGTATGGATGATGTTATAAGAAAAATCTATCAGAAATAA
- a CDS encoding ABC transporter permease, with amino-acid sequence MKRYFQIMKAYLRGSLMYQMEYKFNFLVGGTFELIWMAMYIIFINVAFLHTKDINGWNKYQMLMLTFQGGLMDSVFTFAVVPGLKRLPELINTGELDFLLLQPVNKKFNISFNEFDIPQIKNIFINIFGIIYCIKKLHIILTPVKILIYILLSINGFLMIYSIMFMLMSLAFWFMRMDIVMGIGSELITVGNKPMSIYPNIIQKILIFIIPLFVCFNFPILYIVKDLNLYFIIYSFIATAICFMILNFIFKRGLRRYVSAGS; translated from the coding sequence GTGAAAAGATATTTTCAGATAATGAAAGCATATTTAAGAGGTTCTTTGATGTATCAAATGGAATATAAATTTAATTTTTTAGTAGGAGGAACTTTTGAGCTTATATGGATGGCTATGTATATAATATTTATAAATGTGGCATTTTTACATACCAAAGATATAAATGGCTGGAATAAATATCAGATGTTAATGCTTACCTTTCAAGGTGGACTTATGGATTCAGTATTTACATTTGCAGTAGTACCAGGGCTAAAAAGATTGCCAGAATTAATAAATACTGGAGAATTAGATTTTTTATTATTGCAACCTGTCAATAAAAAATTTAATATTTCATTTAATGAATTTGATATTCCACAAATAAAAAATATTTTTATAAATATATTTGGGATTATCTATTGTATAAAAAAACTCCACATAATACTCACACCTGTAAAAATTTTAATATATATTTTATTGTCAATTAATGGATTTCTAATGATATATTCAATTATGTTTATGTTAATGAGCTTAGCATTTTGGTTTATGAGAATGGATATTGTTATGGGGATTGGTTCAGAGTTAATTACTGTTGGAAATAAACCAATGTCAATTTATCCTAATATTATTCAAAAAATTTTAATCTTTATTATTCCATTATTTGTTTGTTTTAACTTTCCAATTCTATATATAGTAAAGGACTTAAATTTGTATTTTATTATTTATTCCTTTATAGCAACAGCTATCTGTTTTATGATTTTAAATTTCATTTTTAAAAGGGGGTTAAGAAGATATGTCAGTGCAGGAAGTTAA
- a CDS encoding DUF4846 domain-containing protein, with translation MKNRICKILIVFLLFSLQSFLYAEINHLNKKGMTVETRYSVPNGYKRVSVEKGSFAEFLRNQKLKPYGEKALYYNGKEKSSRGIYDSVFDVEIGNQDLHQCADAIMLLRAEYFYSKKEYNKINFHFTSGFEAKYSKWMEGYRINVQGKGSYVKKANPSNTYKDFKSYMNMVFAYCGTLSLEKEMKLQSLDKMKIGDAFIKGGSPGHVVLIVDMAENDKGEKIFMLAQSYMPAQQTQILINPSDRNLGVWYSLKGKDVLITPEWDFSLNQLRSF, from the coding sequence ATGAAAAATAGAATATGTAAAATTTTAATAGTTTTTTTACTTTTTAGCTTACAAAGTTTTTTGTATGCTGAAATAAATCATTTAAATAAAAAAGGAATGACAGTAGAAACAAGATATTCTGTCCCCAATGGATATAAAAGAGTAAGTGTTGAAAAGGGAAGTTTTGCTGAATTTTTAAGAAATCAAAAATTAAAGCCTTATGGAGAAAAAGCTTTATATTATAATGGGAAAGAAAAATCAAGTAGAGGAATCTATGATAGTGTATTTGATGTAGAGATAGGAAATCAAGATTTACATCAATGTGCAGATGCTATTATGTTACTTAGAGCTGAATATTTTTATTCAAAAAAAGAATATAATAAGATAAATTTTCATTTTACTTCAGGTTTTGAGGCTAAGTATTCAAAATGGATGGAAGGTTATAGAATAAATGTACAAGGAAAAGGTTCTTATGTTAAGAAAGCTAATCCCTCAAATACTTATAAAGATTTTAAATCTTATATGAATATGGTATTTGCATATTGTGGAACTCTTTCATTGGAAAAAGAAATGAAATTACAAAGTTTAGATAAAATGAAAATAGGTGATGCTTTCATTAAAGGTGGAAGTCCAGGACATGTTGTTCTTATCGTAGATATGGCAGAAAATGATAAGGGAGAAAAAATATTTATGTTAGCACAATCTTATATGCCTGCACAACAAACACAAATATTAATAAATCCTAGTGATAGAAACTTAGGTGTATGGTATTCATTAAAGGGAAAAGATGTACTTATCACACCTGAATGGGATTTTTCTTTAAATCAATTAAGAAGTTTTTAA
- the sppA gene encoding signal peptide peptidase SppA produces the protein MVILYALLQAVIISIVIIIAICILILLVKRKFKNKDVISLKGVKTVVFNIGELVEDYMVSAVSINKALSHDVVLKALENLVDDKKIEKIIIDVDEVDLSRVHIEEIKEIFKKLSANKEIIAIGTTFDEYSYQIALLANKIYMLNTKQSCLYFRGYEYKEPYFKNVLATLGVTVNTLHIGDYKVAGESFSHDKMTEEKKESLMNIKETLFQNFINLVKEKRKIDITNEILSGDLIFANSEKAKELGLIDGVSTYEEIGVDYDEDTVDFGEYISAYKRKKNKSKNTIAVINLEGEIDTRESRESVINYDNVVEKLEALEDIKNLKGLVLRINSPGGSALESEKIYQKLKKLEIPIYISMGDLCASGGYYIATVGKKLFATPVTLTGSIGVVILYPEFTETINKLKVNMEGFSKGKGFDIFDVFSKLSEESKEKIIYSMNEVYSEFKEHVMQARNISEEDLEKIAGGRVWLGSQAKENGLVDELGTLNDCIDSLAKELELKDFKLAYIRGRQSIAEIVSAMKPQFIKSDIVEKMEMLKSYSNKILYYDESLENL, from the coding sequence ATGGTTATTTTATATGCACTACTACAAGCAGTAATTATTTCAATAGTTATTATAATTGCTATTTGTATTCTTATTTTATTAGTTAAAAGAAAATTTAAAAATAAAGATGTTATTTCATTAAAAGGAGTTAAAACAGTAGTTTTTAATATAGGAGAGCTTGTTGAGGACTATATGGTATCAGCTGTATCTATAAATAAAGCTTTATCACATGACGTAGTTTTAAAAGCTTTAGAGAACTTAGTTGATGATAAAAAAATAGAAAAAATAATAATAGATGTTGATGAAGTTGACTTATCGAGAGTTCACATTGAAGAGATAAAAGAAATTTTTAAAAAATTATCAGCTAATAAAGAAATCATTGCAATAGGTACAACTTTTGATGAGTATTCTTACCAAATAGCCTTACTAGCAAATAAAATCTACATGCTAAATACTAAGCAATCTTGTTTATATTTCCGTGGTTATGAATATAAAGAGCCTTACTTTAAAAATGTTTTAGCTACTTTAGGAGTTACAGTAAACACTTTACATATAGGTGATTATAAGGTGGCAGGAGAAAGTTTTAGCCATGATAAGATGACTGAAGAAAAGAAAGAATCTTTAATGAATATTAAAGAAACTTTATTTCAAAATTTTATAAACCTAGTTAAAGAAAAAAGAAAAATTGATATAACAAATGAAATTCTTTCAGGAGATTTGATTTTTGCTAATTCAGAAAAAGCTAAAGAGTTAGGCTTAATTGATGGTGTATCTACCTATGAAGAAATAGGTGTGGATTATGATGAGGACACAGTTGACTTTGGAGAATATATTTCAGCTTATAAAAGAAAGAAAAATAAAAGTAAGAACACAATAGCAGTAATTAATCTTGAAGGAGAAATAGATACAAGAGAAAGTAGAGAATCTGTGATTAATTATGATAATGTTGTAGAGAAATTAGAGGCCTTGGAAGATATTAAAAATTTAAAAGGACTTGTTTTAAGAATTAATTCTCCAGGGGGAAGTGCTTTAGAAAGCGAAAAAATATATCAGAAGTTAAAGAAATTAGAAATTCCTATTTATATTTCTATGGGAGATTTGTGTGCAAGTGGAGGATACTACATTGCAACTGTTGGAAAAAAACTATTTGCGACTCCTGTAACATTAACAGGTTCAATAGGAGTTGTTATTCTATATCCTGAATTCACTGAAACAATTAATAAATTAAAAGTAAATATGGAAGGTTTTTCAAAAGGAAAAGGTTTTGATATCTTTGATGTGTTTTCAAAGTTAAGTGAAGAGTCAAAAGAAAAAATTATATATAGTATGAATGAGGTATATAGTGAATTTAAAGAGCATGTTATGCAAGCAAGAAATATAAGTGAGGAAGATTTAGAAAAAATTGCAGGTGGTCGTGTGTGGTTAGGAAGCCAAGCAAAAGAAAATGGACTTGTAGATGAACTAGGGACTTTAAATGACTGTATAGATAGTTTAGCAAAAGAATTAGAATTAAAAGATTTTAAATTGGCTTACATAAGAGGAAGACAATCTATAGCAGAAATTGTGTCTGCAATGAAGCCTCAATTTATTAAATCAGATATAGTTGAGAAAATGGAAATGCTTAAAAGCTATTCAAATAAAATTTTATATTATGATGAAAGTTTAGAAAACCTATAA